The segment CAGCAGCAACAGCGTACCGAACGTCCATTCAGCCGTGCCGAGCAAGATGGCCGTACCATGGATGCCAAGCGTCGGGATCGTCCAAGAGATAAGCGGCCCATGCAGGATCAGCGGAGCGAGCGCAGTTATCTCAGACTCGAACCATTTGTCGTACCCAAACCACGCGAAGATGATAACCATCGCTGCGCGGAGCAAGTGGTAGTCCAGGTCTTTTTTGAGCAGGCCGGTTTTGGTGAGGAGCTGCAGCAAGGCGTTCATGGGTAGTCCTTCGTGAAAGTAAGTCAGTCGATGTCGCGTGACACAAAACCCACGAAGGCGGAGTCGTACCGCTCGGGTTGATCTAGGCGACGAACGTACTTTACGAAGGTATAGCGATACTTTTAATCTCAGCAAATCGCACAATCATGCTCTAAAGTATCAATAGCGAACTGAGGGCATCGCGGCTACGGGGCCACAGCCAAGCTCGCCTCCAGCGCTTCCAGGAACACCCTCACCCTAGCGGGAATGTGCTGCCGCGATGGCATGATCGCCCAGATGTAAAGCTGCTCCATGGCGGCATCATCGAGGTGTATTTCCCTCAGCCGTCCCGAGGCCAGCTGACTGCGTACATCCCAGCGCGTGAGCATTGCAATTCCCGACGCATCGAGAGCGATGGAGCGTGCCGCGTCGACGCTACTGCTGGTGAAGCGGCCCGCATACTGAATGCGATGAATGCCGCCGTCAACGACGAAAGGCCACTTTCCCACTCGCGTTAACCCGATGCATTCATGCTCGCCGAGGTCCGCGAGGACCCTGGGCGTTCCCCGCTTCTCGAGGTAGGTTGGCGATGCGCAGAGAATGCGGGGGTTAGGGGCCAGCCTGTGCGCGATGAGGTCGGAGTCCTTTAACCGGGCGATCCGGATGGCCATGTCGTAGCCCCCTGCAACGATATCGACAACGCCATCGCTAAGGTCGAGGTCTACATCCATCTCCGGGTATTGCCTCAGCATGGCCTTGACCACCGGCAGCACTACCTCCAGGCCGAACACCGACGGCGCCGTCAGTCGGATATGCCCGCGGACGACGGACTGATTCCTGCCGAGCTCAAGCCGCGCTCCCTCGTCGGCATCGACCATGGCCGTCGCATAGGGGATGAACGCTTCGCCTTCCGGCGTCAACGACACCGACCGGGTTGTCCTTTGCAGCAAGCGAACGCGCAGCTCTTCCTCCAGCGCAGCTATCCGCCGGGATACCTGCATCGGTGTGATTGCCAGCTGCCTGGCTGCCGAGGATAGGCTCCTCGATGAGGCGAC is part of the Luteibacter pinisoli genome and harbors:
- a CDS encoding YkgB family protein, which encodes MNALLQLLTKTGLLKKDLDYHLLRAAMVIIFAWFGYDKWFESEITALAPLILHGPLISWTIPTLGIHGTAILLGTAEWTFGTLLLLGFWNKKLGVLGALGSVATFVSTLSILPFVPDGWDAGAGGFPAMAMNAAFLLKDLVLLVVSIYLLRADVIRSLEEQRGV
- a CDS encoding LysR family transcriptional regulator translates to MRLSDVRIFAVVASSRSLSSAARQLAITPMQVSRRIAALEEELRVRLLQRTTRSVSLTPEGEAFIPYATAMVDADEGARLELGRNQSVVRGHIRLTAPSVFGLEVVLPVVKAMLRQYPEMDVDLDLSDGVVDIVAGGYDMAIRIARLKDSDLIAHRLAPNPRILCASPTYLEKRGTPRVLADLGEHECIGLTRVGKWPFVVDGGIHRIQYAGRFTSSSVDAARSIALDASGIAMLTRWDVRSQLASGRLREIHLDDAAMEQLYIWAIMPSRQHIPARVRVFLEALEASLAVAP